The Alternaria dauci strain A2016 chromosome 1, whole genome shotgun sequence genome window below encodes:
- a CDS encoding ribosomal protein P1 has product MSTTTNKSEQAVAYAALILADENITITPEKLQALLKAAGLEDVEPIWTTLFANALKDKNVKEVLTAVTAAPAGRNTPGDTKEDGKLPGEDGGNENTEDEGIEIDQGRTT; this is encoded by the exons ATGTCTACCACTACCAACAAGTCCGAGCAAGCCGTCGCTTACGCCGCCTTGATCCTCGCCGACGAAAACATCACCATCACACCGGAAAAGCTCCAAGCATTGCTCAAGGCTGCTGGCCTCGAGGACGTGGAGCCGATCTGGACTACGCTCTTCGCCAACGCGCTCAAGGACAAGAACGTCAAGGAAGTCCTGACTGCGGTCACGGCTGCGCCAGCCGGCCGCAACACCCCTGGTGATACCAAGGAGGATGGCAAGCTGcctggagaagatggaggcAACGAGAACACTGAAGACGAAGGCATCGAAATTGAC CAGGGACGAACCACATGA